A genomic region of Salinibacterium sp. NK8237 contains the following coding sequences:
- a CDS encoding DUF305 domain-containing protein, with translation MKIRSSATAAIALTALLALSGCANAMTQSGQSPDASPTDSVTIADANSADVMFTAMMIPHHEQAVEMADMVLEKDGIDERVVTLAQEIKAVQGPEIELMTSWIEGWGVGMTDGMDGMGHGDGMMSDSDMADLEAADGDDASRLFLEQMIVHHEGAIDMAELEIDSGQNADVLALAQKIMDAQTTEISLMRSIISSL, from the coding sequence ATGAAAATTCGTTCCTCGGCTACGGCCGCAATTGCCCTGACTGCACTGCTCGCGCTCTCGGGCTGCGCAAACGCTATGACCCAATCTGGTCAAAGTCCGGACGCATCGCCCACGGATTCGGTCACGATCGCTGATGCGAACAGCGCGGATGTCATGTTCACGGCCATGATGATTCCGCACCACGAACAGGCAGTTGAGATGGCTGACATGGTGTTGGAGAAAGACGGCATCGACGAGCGCGTGGTGACGCTCGCCCAAGAGATCAAGGCAGTTCAAGGCCCCGAGATCGAGCTCATGACCTCGTGGATAGAGGGCTGGGGTGTTGGGATGACAGACGGTATGGACGGCATGGGTCACGGCGACGGGATGATGAGCGACTCCGACATGGCCGACCTCGAAGCAGCAGACGGAGACGATGCGTCTCGCTTGTTCCTCGAGCAGATGATTGTGCATCACGAGGGCGCTATCGACATGGCTGAGCTGGAAATCGATTCGGGACAAAATGCGGATGTCCTTGCTCTTGCCCAGAAGATCATGGATGCGCAGACCACCGAAATTTCGCTCATGCGGAGCATCATTAGTTCGCTATAG
- a CDS encoding DUF6153 family protein, with protein MTPLSADRVQRRVDAAPAQRVSNSFSRILRASWQFVAMACLALALITGIVAMHSLVSSTSHSESAMAATMSMGSATVEEATLITPALSAVDCSGCGGDASMALMWCVLALLTVSLLLASPRLVRGWGQYLEQRLIAPAQSPRWARVVPPPHPDLLALCISRT; from the coding sequence ATGACACCACTCAGCGCGGATAGGGTTCAGCGTCGCGTTGACGCTGCGCCCGCACAGCGCGTGAGCAACTCCTTTTCGCGCATACTGCGAGCGTCGTGGCAGTTTGTTGCGATGGCCTGCCTCGCGCTGGCACTCATCACGGGCATTGTGGCGATGCACTCACTCGTGTCGTCCACCTCGCATTCTGAGTCGGCGATGGCGGCCACCATGTCGATGGGGAGCGCCACCGTCGAGGAAGCTACGTTGATTACCCCAGCGCTCAGCGCAGTCGACTGCTCGGGGTGTGGTGGCGACGCATCCATGGCTCTCATGTGGTGCGTGCTCGCCCTCCTCACCGTTTCGCTCCTCCTTGCCTCGCCCAGACTGGTGCGGGGATGGGGTCAATACCTTGAGCAGCGGTTGATCGCTCCGGCGCAGTCTCCGCGATGGGCGCGTGTGGTGCCGCCGCCGCATCCTGATCTCCTAGCTCTCTGCATTAGTCGCACCTAG
- a CDS encoding pyridoxal 5'-phosphate synthase, producing MTSDTAAKLRAIPTLVGTSPALNNAALPADPVTLFYEWLEAALEASVAEPLAMTLATVDAEGTPDARTLIVKDVDDRGWAFAGPRASAKGVQLAAHPAAALNFWWQPLVRAVRVRGPVLEASRADSEADFALRDAAARENADPDGWVLWRLKAEHVEFWQGSTDRKHHRIIYRLVDGVWVRE from the coding sequence ATGACGAGCGACACCGCCGCGAAGCTGAGGGCGATTCCAACACTTGTGGGCACAAGCCCCGCCCTCAACAACGCTGCGCTTCCCGCAGACCCGGTGACGCTCTTCTATGAATGGCTTGAGGCTGCGCTTGAAGCGTCTGTTGCGGAACCACTGGCGATGACTCTCGCCACCGTCGATGCTGAGGGCACTCCCGATGCAAGAACCCTCATCGTCAAAGATGTGGATGATCGGGGGTGGGCGTTCGCTGGCCCCCGAGCCAGCGCCAAAGGGGTGCAGCTTGCCGCGCATCCGGCCGCAGCGCTCAACTTCTGGTGGCAACCGCTTGTGCGCGCCGTTCGGGTAAGAGGCCCGGTGCTTGAAGCAAGCCGAGCCGATAGCGAAGCTGACTTTGCATTGCGAGATGCTGCAGCGCGGGAGAATGCTGACCCAGACGGCTGGGTTCTGTGGCGGCTGAAGGCTGAGCACGTCGAGTTCTGGCAGGGATCCACTGACCGAAAACACCATCGGATTATCTATCGCCTGGTCGATGGAGTCTGGGTGCGAGAGTGA
- a CDS encoding aspartate aminotransferase family protein → MTEQNTDDLDAYALELDQAHIFHSWSAQTPAHASAVSIKSGLGTRVWDHAGNEYLDFSSQHVNVNLGHQHPALLEAIRVQSQLLATISPPTANITRGEAAKRLAAIAPEGFNRVFFTNGGSDANENAMRMARLYTGRDKILSAYRSYHGNTGSSIVATGDPRRIPNEFARGHVHFFGPYLYRSEFWATTPEQESERALQHLRRVIEAEGAETIAAVLLEPVPGTPGIMLPPPGYLAGVRELCDQHGILLIFDEVMCGFGRTGEWFAFDAFDARPDLITFAKGVNSGYVPIGGVIIDDPIAAHFNDRVFPGGLTYSGHPLAAATIVASLDTIASEGVLEHVRDIGENHIGPALEALAERHEAIGEVRGRGVFWALELVTDRATREPVPAATMGRIRAGLVERGLLPFVAENRIHVLPPCVVTPAEIAEAMEIYDAVLTAELA, encoded by the coding sequence ATGACCGAGCAGAACACCGACGACCTCGATGCCTACGCGCTCGAGCTCGATCAGGCGCACATCTTTCATTCGTGGTCGGCGCAGACTCCCGCCCATGCTTCGGCCGTGAGCATCAAGAGTGGGCTCGGCACCCGCGTGTGGGATCACGCCGGAAACGAATATCTCGACTTTTCTAGCCAGCACGTCAATGTGAATTTGGGGCACCAGCATCCGGCCCTGCTTGAGGCTATCCGGGTGCAGTCTCAGCTGCTCGCAACGATCTCACCGCCGACGGCCAACATCACTCGTGGCGAGGCGGCAAAGCGATTGGCGGCGATAGCGCCCGAGGGATTCAATCGCGTGTTTTTCACGAATGGCGGCTCTGACGCCAACGAGAATGCGATGCGGATGGCGCGGCTCTACACCGGGCGCGACAAGATTCTCTCGGCGTACCGCTCGTATCACGGCAACACCGGCAGCAGCATCGTCGCCACCGGTGACCCGCGCCGCATCCCTAACGAGTTCGCGCGCGGCCACGTGCACTTCTTCGGCCCTTACCTGTATCGCTCCGAGTTTTGGGCGACGACGCCCGAGCAAGAAAGCGAACGTGCGCTGCAGCACTTGCGGCGCGTGATCGAGGCCGAAGGCGCAGAGACGATTGCCGCAGTACTGCTCGAACCCGTGCCGGGAACTCCGGGCATCATGCTTCCGCCGCCCGGTTACCTTGCCGGCGTGCGCGAACTGTGTGATCAGCACGGCATCCTGCTGATCTTCGACGAAGTGATGTGTGGCTTCGGGCGCACCGGCGAGTGGTTCGCGTTCGACGCCTTCGATGCGCGACCCGACCTCATCACCTTCGCCAAGGGCGTGAACTCGGGCTACGTTCCCATCGGCGGTGTGATCATCGACGACCCGATTGCGGCGCACTTCAACGACCGGGTGTTCCCCGGCGGGTTGACGTATTCGGGGCATCCGCTTGCTGCTGCCACGATTGTGGCCTCGCTCGACACCATTGCGTCGGAGGGCGTGCTCGAGCACGTGCGCGACATCGGGGAGAACCACATTGGCCCGGCGCTTGAGGCTCTTGCCGAACGGCATGAGGCCATTGGCGAAGTGCGTGGCCGCGGAGTGTTCTGGGCCCTCGAACTCGTCACCGACCGGGCGACCCGTGAACCCGTGCCGGCCGCAACGATGGGACGCATTCGGGCTGGCCTCGTGGAGCGCGGTCTGCTGCCCTTTGTGGCGGAGAACCGCATCCATGTGTTGCCGCCGTGTGTCGTCACGCCTGCCGAAATCGCTGAGGCGATGGAGATCTACGATGCGGTGCTGACGGCCGAACTGGCGTGA
- a CDS encoding ABC transporter substrate-binding protein, with protein sequence MKFTKRRALAAGAFAVTAAVLLAACSTTTDEGDSGSAEELTEIKLQLQWLPQGQFAGYFAAVDQGYFEEEGLSVEIIPSGGDIVPQDALANGDVDYAVAWVPKVLGSIEQGANLTDIAQIFQKSGTLQVSWADSGIDSVADFEGKKIGSWGFGNEWEIFAAMAAEGLDSSTVQIITQDFNMNAFLQGDIDAAQAMTYNEYAQLLESTDPDTGELYQPEDFNVISYEDTVGAMLQDAIWADTERLDSDEDYQETTVAFLKAVVKGWIYSAENPEDAAEGTVAAGSGWGPSHELWMVNETNKLIWPAENGIGVIDEAAWDRTVEGAISAVNETGASPITTAPPATAWSNDWIMQALEELEAEGVDTTGSSFAPIDVTLLEGGN encoded by the coding sequence ATGAAGTTCACCAAACGCCGCGCACTCGCGGCTGGAGCGTTCGCCGTAACGGCAGCGGTCCTCCTCGCAGCATGCTCCACCACAACCGATGAGGGAGACAGCGGATCAGCTGAAGAACTCACCGAAATCAAGCTCCAGCTCCAGTGGCTGCCCCAGGGCCAGTTCGCTGGTTACTTCGCCGCAGTCGATCAGGGCTACTTTGAAGAAGAAGGCCTCAGCGTCGAAATCATCCCGTCGGGTGGCGACATCGTTCCGCAAGACGCTCTCGCCAACGGCGACGTTGACTACGCCGTAGCTTGGGTTCCCAAGGTTCTCGGCTCCATCGAGCAGGGCGCTAACCTCACCGACATCGCACAGATCTTCCAAAAGTCGGGCACCCTTCAGGTGTCATGGGCTGACTCGGGCATTGACTCCGTCGCTGACTTCGAGGGCAAGAAGATTGGCTCGTGGGGCTTCGGAAACGAGTGGGAGATCTTCGCAGCAATGGCTGCTGAAGGACTCGACTCCTCGACCGTGCAGATCATCACGCAGGACTTCAACATGAACGCCTTCCTGCAGGGCGACATCGACGCCGCGCAGGCCATGACGTACAACGAGTACGCTCAGCTGCTCGAGTCGACCGACCCCGACACCGGAGAGCTGTACCAGCCTGAAGACTTCAACGTCATCAGCTACGAAGACACCGTTGGCGCCATGCTCCAGGATGCAATCTGGGCTGACACCGAGCGTCTCGACAGCGACGAGGACTACCAGGAGACCACGGTCGCCTTCCTTAAGGCTGTAGTCAAGGGCTGGATCTACTCGGCTGAGAACCCTGAAGATGCTGCCGAAGGCACCGTCGCTGCCGGTTCCGGTTGGGGCCCCAGCCACGAACTGTGGATGGTCAACGAGACCAACAAGCTGATCTGGCCGGCCGAGAACGGCATCGGCGTCATCGATGAAGCCGCGTGGGACCGCACCGTTGAAGGCGCCATCAGTGCCGTCAACGAGACGGGCGCAAGCCCCATCACCACGGCACCGCCGGCAACAGCATGGTCGAACGACTGGATCATGCAGGCACTTGAAGAGCTCGAAGCCGAGGGTGTTGACACCACCGGTTCCAGCTTCGCACCGATCGACGTCACCCTCCTCGAGGGCGGCAACTAG
- a CDS encoding ABC transporter permease, with amino-acid sequence MTTNTTANAIIGAGTGATRSKDWSPRTESILRVVAPVTLGIIVLAIWQFLVTVGGVSDYLLPSPTSIMAELVAYWPAVVSATVLTGTNSLLGLLVGSLLGIVLAAVAARWRIADQMSAPIIAALAVVPIVALAPVLNSMFGADSQFGRQAIAAIASFVPIFINTLRGFRQTRPVHRDLMKAYAASSGQMLRSLTLPTARPFILTGIRIASSLAVISALVAEYFGGPRGGLGSLIATSAASSAYSRAWAYVGASIALGLLFYLATLALERLVLRRVPTGGSR; translated from the coding sequence ATGACGACAAACACGACAGCTAACGCGATCATTGGCGCCGGAACCGGAGCCACCCGCAGCAAAGACTGGAGCCCGCGCACGGAGTCGATCCTTCGCGTGGTCGCGCCCGTCACGCTCGGAATCATCGTGCTCGCCATCTGGCAGTTTCTCGTCACCGTCGGTGGCGTCTCCGACTACCTGCTGCCGAGCCCGACTTCGATCATGGCGGAACTGGTCGCGTACTGGCCAGCCGTCGTCTCGGCAACGGTGCTCACCGGAACGAACAGCCTCCTGGGTTTGCTCGTCGGTTCGCTGCTCGGAATCGTTCTCGCTGCGGTCGCCGCCCGGTGGCGCATCGCCGACCAGATGAGTGCACCGATCATTGCTGCGCTCGCGGTCGTTCCGATCGTGGCTCTCGCCCCGGTGCTCAACTCCATGTTCGGGGCCGACAGCCAGTTCGGTCGCCAAGCGATTGCCGCGATCGCCTCGTTCGTTCCCATCTTCATCAACACCCTGCGCGGATTCCGCCAAACGCGGCCAGTGCACCGTGACCTGATGAAGGCCTACGCGGCAAGCTCCGGACAGATGTTGCGCTCGCTCACCCTGCCGACAGCCCGCCCCTTTATTCTCACTGGCATCCGTATCGCTTCGTCGCTCGCCGTTATCTCCGCCCTTGTGGCGGAATACTTCGGTGGACCACGCGGCGGCCTCGGCAGTCTGATTGCGACCTCGGCAGCCTCAAGCGCGTATTCCCGCGCCTGGGCCTATGTCGGGGCATCCATCGCACTCGGTCTGCTCTTTTACCTCGCGACGCTCGCACTCGAACGACTAGTGCTGCGCCGTGTACCGACCGGGGGCTCCCGATGA
- a CDS encoding ABC transporter ATP-binding protein gives MSDQIPTTTPAAETMTGAAGADAAVEVRGLNKQFQTASGVVHALEGIDLTVEAGEFVSLIGPSGCGKSTLMRLIADLDVPTSGELTVFGKTATQARLDQDYGIAFQQAGLLPWRTVAANVALPLELHGVASSARRTRVADLLEMVGLTEFADRFPDQLSGGMQQRVAIARSLAEQPRLLLMDEPFGALDEMTREKMQTDLVRIAADTGAAVVFVTHSIPEAVFLSDRVVVMSPRPGRISDIIPMRLDAADGREERDDDLREASSFFEMVTEVREALHGGASDAENPAPRSARGVDTR, from the coding sequence ATGAGCGACCAGATCCCGACCACCACTCCCGCCGCTGAAACGATGACCGGCGCTGCTGGTGCCGACGCCGCCGTGGAAGTTCGCGGACTCAACAAGCAGTTCCAGACCGCCTCGGGCGTCGTTCATGCGCTCGAAGGAATCGACCTCACTGTTGAGGCCGGCGAATTCGTCTCGCTCATCGGGCCGTCGGGCTGTGGCAAGTCAACCCTCATGAGGCTCATTGCTGACCTCGATGTTCCGACCTCGGGCGAACTGACCGTGTTCGGTAAGACCGCAACGCAAGCTCGCCTCGACCAGGATTACGGCATCGCTTTTCAGCAGGCCGGGCTTTTGCCGTGGCGCACTGTGGCCGCGAACGTTGCGCTTCCGCTGGAACTGCACGGGGTGGCATCCTCTGCCCGGCGCACTCGCGTTGCTGACCTACTCGAGATGGTTGGCCTCACCGAATTCGCTGATCGTTTTCCCGACCAGCTGTCGGGCGGAATGCAGCAGCGTGTGGCGATTGCCCGCTCGCTCGCGGAACAGCCGCGACTGTTGCTGATGGATGAACCATTCGGCGCCCTCGACGAGATGACCCGCGAGAAGATGCAGACCGACCTCGTGCGCATCGCCGCCGATACCGGAGCTGCCGTCGTGTTCGTGACCCACTCGATTCCTGAAGCCGTGTTCCTCTCCGACCGCGTTGTGGTCATGTCGCCGCGACCAGGTCGCATCAGCGACATCATCCCGATGCGATTGGATGCTGCTGACGGCCGCGAAGAACGCGACGACGACCTGCGCGAAGCATCCTCCTTCTTCGAGATGGTGACCGAAGTGCGCGAAGCACTGCACGGCGGAGCCTCGGATGCGGAAAACCCCGCACCGCGCTCCGCCCGGGGAGTGGACACTCGATGA
- a CDS encoding ABC transporter permease has translation MTATRNDQRGEVAVRPASSPGAVANPARTRLLGGFLWGIAGVALIALIWEGYKFFGPDNGVLIGELRVLPRTTDLAMPHLWDMMTRLAEPVTRADGALPLWAVVALASLMTLGIAAAGWAVGVIVGVVFALLMQRWRLAEFGLLPWIVISQTVPLIAFAPIVKSWGSRVEIGSFEWQDWMSVALIASYLAFFPITVGALKGLQSPDRIHVELFDTYAAGYWPTLVRLRLPAAVPYLLPALRLGAANAVIGAVVAEVSTGLQGGIGRLLIQFAGQASGDPSKAWGPIFGAIVLGLVAAGSVALLGIILKDYRRTEEAA, from the coding sequence ATGACGGCAACCCGAAACGATCAGCGTGGGGAGGTTGCCGTCCGCCCTGCGAGTTCGCCGGGTGCGGTGGCTAACCCCGCGCGCACTCGGCTGCTCGGCGGCTTCCTCTGGGGCATCGCTGGCGTAGCGCTCATCGCACTCATCTGGGAGGGCTACAAGTTCTTCGGCCCAGACAACGGCGTACTCATCGGCGAACTTCGCGTGCTTCCGCGCACGACCGACCTCGCTATGCCTCACCTGTGGGACATGATGACGCGGCTCGCGGAGCCCGTCACGCGAGCAGATGGTGCGCTTCCGCTCTGGGCAGTCGTGGCGCTTGCCTCGCTCATGACGCTCGGAATCGCTGCTGCTGGCTGGGCTGTCGGAGTGATTGTGGGAGTCGTCTTCGCGCTCCTCATGCAACGCTGGCGTCTCGCCGAATTCGGTCTGCTTCCCTGGATCGTCATCAGCCAAACCGTGCCGCTCATCGCCTTCGCGCCTATCGTCAAAAGCTGGGGCTCGCGAGTCGAGATCGGTTCCTTCGAATGGCAAGACTGGATGTCGGTGGCGCTCATTGCGAGCTACCTGGCGTTCTTCCCCATCACCGTTGGCGCGCTCAAGGGACTGCAGTCTCCTGACCGCATCCACGTTGAGCTCTTCGACACGTATGCCGCTGGCTACTGGCCGACGCTCGTGCGACTGCGCTTGCCCGCAGCCGTTCCGTACCTTCTGCCTGCGCTGCGACTCGGAGCAGCGAACGCTGTCATCGGCGCGGTTGTCGCGGAAGTATCGACCGGACTTCAAGGCGGCATCGGACGCCTACTCATTCAATTTGCCGGTCAAGCATCGGGCGATCCCTCGAAGGCGTGGGGCCCCATCTTCGGCGCGATCGTGCTCGGCCTTGTGGCCGCCGGTTCCGTTGCGCTGCTCGGCATCATTCTCAAGGACTACAGACGAACCGAGGAGGCCGCATGA
- a CDS encoding TIGR03842 family LLM class F420-dependent oxidoreductase, with translation MDFGAVLQTNPPSARTVQLAKLAEAHGFTYVWTFDSHILWQEPYVIYSQILAETRKVIVGPMVTNPATRDWTVTASTYATLNEMYGNRTVCGIGRGDSAVRVTNGKPTTLKDLRESIHVIRELANSRSVEYGGAQLQLPWSKGSELEMWVAAYGPLALKLTGEVGDGFILQLADLDIAAWMIKKVRDAAEAVGRDPMSIKFCVAAPMYIGDDWEHMRDQCRWFGGMVGNHVADIVKKYGSDGDVPKALTDYIEKREGYDYNQHGQAGNTHAAFVPDEIVDRFCVMGTAEEHIEKLEKLRELGVDQFAGYLQHDNKEETMRVYGETVIPALTETVTAKV, from the coding sequence ATGGACTTCGGAGCAGTACTTCAGACCAACCCGCCGTCAGCACGAACCGTTCAACTCGCGAAGCTTGCAGAGGCGCACGGCTTCACCTACGTCTGGACTTTTGACTCGCACATCCTGTGGCAAGAGCCCTATGTGATCTACAGCCAGATCTTGGCCGAGACACGCAAGGTGATCGTCGGACCGATGGTGACCAACCCGGCCACGCGCGACTGGACCGTCACGGCGTCTACCTACGCCACGCTCAACGAGATGTACGGCAACCGCACCGTCTGTGGCATCGGCCGCGGCGACTCGGCTGTGCGCGTGACCAACGGCAAGCCCACAACGCTGAAGGATCTGCGGGAGTCGATTCACGTCATCCGTGAACTCGCTAACTCGCGTTCGGTCGAATACGGCGGAGCACAGTTGCAGCTGCCGTGGAGCAAGGGTTCTGAACTCGAGATGTGGGTTGCGGCCTATGGCCCGCTCGCGCTCAAGCTCACCGGTGAAGTCGGAGACGGCTTTATCCTGCAGCTCGCTGACCTCGATATTGCCGCCTGGATGATCAAGAAGGTGCGCGACGCCGCTGAGGCTGTCGGTCGCGACCCGATGTCGATCAAGTTCTGTGTTGCCGCGCCGATGTACATCGGTGATGACTGGGAGCACATGCGCGACCAGTGCCGCTGGTTCGGAGGCATGGTGGGAAACCACGTCGCTGACATCGTGAAGAAGTACGGCTCTGACGGAGACGTGCCGAAGGCGCTCACCGACTACATCGAAAAGCGTGAAGGCTACGACTACAACCAGCACGGCCAAGCGGGCAACACGCACGCGGCGTTTGTGCCCGACGAGATCGTCGACCGGTTCTGCGTCATGGGGACCGCCGAGGAGCACATCGAGAAGCTCGAGAAGTTGCGCGAACTCGGTGTCGATCAGTTCGCTGGCTACCTGCAGCATGACAACAAAGAAGAGACCATGCGGGTCTACGGCGAGACGGTAATCCCGGCCCTCACCGAAACAGTGACGGCGAAGGTCTAA